Proteins encoded in a region of the Carassius auratus strain Wakin chromosome 21, ASM336829v1, whole genome shotgun sequence genome:
- the snrpd3l gene encoding small nuclear ribonucleoprotein D3 polypeptide, like: MSIGVPIKVLHEAEGHIVTCETNTGEVYRGKLIEAEDNMNCQMSNITVTYRDGRVSQLEQVYIRGSKIRFLILPDMLKNAPMLKSMKNKNQGAGAGRGKAAILKAQVAARGRGRGGPGGRGNIFQKRR, encoded by the exons ATGTCTATTGGTGTTCCCATCAAAGTCCTGCATGAAGCAGAGGGTCACATCGTGACCTGCGAGACAAACACAGGTGAAGTGTACAGAGGCAAACTGATCGAAGCAGAGGATAACATGAACTGCCAG ATGTCCAACATTACAGTGACCTATCGAGATGGCAGAGTGTCCCAGCTGGAGCAGGTATACATCCGCGGCAGCAAAATACGCTTCCTCATTCTGCCAGACATGTTGAAAAACGCCCCCATGTTGAAgagcatgaaaaacaaaaaccaagGTGCAGGAGCTGGAAGAGGCAAAGCAGCTATTCTCAAAGCTCAAG TCGCAGCAAGGGGCCGAGGTCGAGGAGGGCCAGGAGGAAGGGGAAATATTTTCCAGAAACGACGATAA